The Methyloceanibacter sp. wino2 nucleotide sequence AAAGCTTTGGCGCGTAAGGCCGGTCTCGGTGACTCAGCCGATTCAGGCTTTTTGCACAGAGGCTTGAGGGGCGCCGATCAACAGTGAGTCTACTGACGAATACTGACCTGAGCCAGAATCTCGTTTGCTTGATCGGTGGGAAGGGCGTGTGTATAGTCTAGTTATCCGAACGGGGAAGTCCCCTCCTTACAATCGAGTACCTTGATCTTGGCCGTTGCCGAGACAGGATTTCTTTGTCTTGAGCGTGGGGCTTCATGAACATCTTGTGGAATGCTTATGCGTAAGTTGTGAATATTACGTGCGTAAACCGCACAAGATCACCACGGATAGTGGGTGGCACGAATTCTGTACTTGTACCGTGCTCATGAATTTGGGGAGGAGGCTCGATAATTGGGCGCGCGCATGGACAATTACACGGTCGATGAGGTTGATGTGGCGTCGACCTGGAGCGCTCTCCAGGGGAATCCTCGATCGCAGTTAGTCGATGTGCGTACACGCGCGGAGTGGACTTATGTGGGCATCCCGGATCTGGGGGCCCTCGGCAAACGGGCTGTCCTTGTTGAGTGGCAGACCTTTCCCGACCAGTCCGTCGACCCGCGCTTTGCCGATCGCCTTGCACACGAGTTGCAGGCTCTCGGTGTCCAAGTAGACGACGATCTTTTCTTCATTTGCCGTTCTGGTAGCCGGAGCTTGGCCGCGGCCAACGCGATGGCGTCGGCGGGGTATCGCGCTTGTCACAACGTCTCGGAGGGGTTCGAAGGACCGCTCGACGACGATAGGCATCGGGGCATCCTGTCTGGTTGGAAAGCGACTGGGCTCCCCTGGCTACAGGGCTAGGAAGCCAGTCATTGGAACTGTCGGGATGGTCTGCGTCCAAGATTGTTGGCCGCTTCAGTAGCTGCGTACGGTGCGTGTTGGCGCGACAAAAAATGATTAGGGAAAGAACAATATCGTGGCAGAGGCACAAGCACGGGCTCACGACCATGGAGTCCATCAAGAGCAACAATGCGGCCCAGGCGAAGCTTGGACGCGCGTCAAATCCCGGCTGCGCGGCGAGGTGGGAGAGGACGTTTACGCAAGCTGGTTTCGGGGCGTCGAAGTCGACGACATCGCCGGCGGCGTCATCCATCTGACGGTCGCGACGCGCTTCCTGCGCAACTGGCTCAGAACCCATTATTACGACACCGTGCTGCGGCAGGTTCAGGGCGAGTGGCCCGATGCGGAACGCTTGGAGTTCTCCGTGCGGACACCGCATTTCACGGCCGAACCGCCGAAGGATGCGTGCATCCCGCGCCCGGTGTCGCCGCAGGTCTTGTCGGAACGCTCGGCCCTGCCGATGCCCTTGCGCACGGGCTATGACGGCTTCGAGGGGTCGCCGTTGGACCCGCGCCTGAGCTTCGGCAGCTTTGTCGTCGGCAACACCAACAAGCTCGCTCACGCGGCGGCCCATCAGGTGGCGCTGTCGTCGTCGAGCCCGCAGTCTCCATTCAACCCGTTGTTTCTTCACGGCAACGTTGGGCTGGGCAAGACCCACCTCCTGCATGCCATCGCCTGGGAGGTGAAGCGGCAGAAGCCGGAGGCCGAGGTTCTCTATCTCACCGCCGAGCGCTTCATGTCAGGCTTCGTACAGGCCTTGCGGGCACGCGACGCCCTCGCCTTCAAGGAGAAGCTCCGCAATATCGATATTCTCCTGATTGACGACATGGAGTTCCTGCAGGGCCCGACCATCCAGCAGGAGTTTTGCCACACGCTGAATTCGCTGATCGATGGCGGACGGCAGGTGGTCGTGGCCGCGGACCGGGCGCCGACCCATCTCGACAAGCTCGATATGCGGATGCGCTCCCGCCTCGGCGGCGGTCTCGTGGCCGAAATGAAGGCCATGGACTACGACCTGCGCCACAAGATTCTCGAGAAGCGGGCGCTGGAAGCGTGCGCGGAGACGAATGGCCTCGAAGTGTCGGACACGGTCCTCGCCTTCCTGGCGGAGCGGTTGACCGAGAGCGGGCGCGAGCTTGAAGGCGCCGTCCACCGTCTGCGGGCGAGCTACCAGCTCACCGACGAGCCGGTCACCATCGCCGTGGCGGAACAGATCGTGCGCGATCTCATGCGCGGCGCCGAACCCCGCCGGGTGCGCATCGACGACATCCTGCGGACGGTGTCCAAGCACTACGGCGTCAATCGCAGCGACCTTCTTTCCGGGCGCCGGAACCGCTCCATCGTGCGGCCCCGGCAGATCGGAATGTATCTGGCCAAGCTGCTGACGTCCCGGTCGCTGCCCGAGATCGGACGCCGCTTCGGCAACCGCGACCACACGACGGTGCTGCATGCGATCCGCAAGATCGAGCAGTTGATGGGTGACGACACGCAGCTCCGCGAGGAGATTGAGCTGCTGAAACGGCTCCTGCGCGACTAGGGCTTGAGGCTCGCGGGGCCCGGAGTTCGCTGCTCCGGGCCCCGCCGCCTATTGTAGCCGCCATCGCGCCGCGCCAAGGCCCCTATCCACGTGGCCCTTGAACGCGTGGCGCACTTGCAAATTCCGCCGCATCACTGCAAGTTCACTGGGGTTTTTTGACGCGGGTTTTTCGCCCGCCTCCCCAAGGCTCCATCGGGAGCGCGG carries:
- the dnaA gene encoding chromosomal replication initiator protein DnaA yields the protein MRGEVGEDVYASWFRGVEVDDIAGGVIHLTVATRFLRNWLRTHYYDTVLRQVQGEWPDAERLEFSVRTPHFTAEPPKDACIPRPVSPQVLSERSALPMPLRTGYDGFEGSPLDPRLSFGSFVVGNTNKLAHAAAHQVALSSSSPQSPFNPLFLHGNVGLGKTHLLHAIAWEVKRQKPEAEVLYLTAERFMSGFVQALRARDALAFKEKLRNIDILLIDDMEFLQGPTIQQEFCHTLNSLIDGGRQVVVAADRAPTHLDKLDMRMRSRLGGGLVAEMKAMDYDLRHKILEKRALEACAETNGLEVSDTVLAFLAERLTESGRELEGAVHRLRASYQLTDEPVTIAVAEQIVRDLMRGAEPRRVRIDDILRTVSKHYGVNRSDLLSGRRNRSIVRPRQIGMYLAKLLTSRSLPEIGRRFGNRDHTTVLHAIRKIEQLMGDDTQLREEIELLKRLLRD
- a CDS encoding rhodanese-like domain-containing protein: MDNYTVDEVDVASTWSALQGNPRSQLVDVRTRAEWTYVGIPDLGALGKRAVLVEWQTFPDQSVDPRFADRLAHELQALGVQVDDDLFFICRSGSRSLAAANAMASAGYRACHNVSEGFEGPLDDDRHRGILSGWKATGLPWLQG